The proteins below come from a single Treponema phagedenis genomic window:
- a CDS encoding transporter substrate-binding domain-containing protein — translation MKKIIQGIALFALFFIPVACGGGEKKSKYTSIKEEGKIVLGTSADYPPYEFHLQKDGKDEIVGFDISIAKEIAKDLGVELVIKDMDFDGLLAALATGTVDMVLAGMTPTPEREQNVDFSNIYYIAEQGVLIRSADAALYGSSSESLKDKMLGAQRGTVQVEIAKKEIKGVAEKDLEDPHAQIKELAKIPDIVMELKNKKVDAVIMELPVAESYQQAHSDLTLAAYTFKDESGGSAIAVKKGENELLDVINKTIIRLKSQGKIFEFVTAANELVE, via the coding sequence ATGAAAAAAATTATTCAAGGAATCGCTCTTTTTGCTCTTTTCTTTATACCGGTTGCTTGCGGAGGCGGTGAAAAAAAGAGTAAATACACCTCTATTAAAGAGGAAGGCAAGATTGTTTTAGGTACATCCGCTGATTACCCGCCGTATGAATTTCATTTACAAAAAGACGGTAAGGATGAAATTGTCGGTTTTGATATCTCAATTGCAAAAGAAATCGCAAAAGATTTAGGTGTTGAGTTGGTAATTAAAGATATGGATTTTGACGGATTGCTTGCAGCTCTTGCTACAGGTACTGTTGATATGGTGCTTGCAGGTATGACACCGACCCCGGAGCGTGAGCAAAATGTTGATTTTTCGAATATTTACTATATTGCCGAACAGGGAGTTCTTATTCGCTCGGCTGATGCAGCGCTTTACGGCTCCTCTTCCGAAAGTTTAAAAGACAAAATGCTTGGCGCACAACGCGGAACTGTTCAGGTTGAAATTGCTAAAAAAGAGATAAAAGGCGTTGCTGAAAAAGACCTTGAAGATCCGCATGCTCAAATAAAAGAACTTGCAAAGATTCCCGATATCGTAATGGAATTAAAAAACAAAAAAGTGGATGCGGTTATTATGGAGTTGCCCGTTGCTGAAAGCTATCAACAGGCACATTCGGATTTAACCCTTGCCGCATATACTTTTAAGGATGAATCAGGCGGATCGGCAATCGCTGTGAAAAAAGGCGAAAATGAATTACTGGATGTAATCAATAAAACGATTATCAGATTAAAATCACAAGGGAAAATATTTGAATTTGTTACTGCGGCAAACGAACTGGTTGAGTAA
- a CDS encoding Na+/H+ antiporter NhaC family protein, whose translation MEHFGIWGIIPPVLTIILALVTKDVIISLFLGVFSGVLIVAGGNPLVALINATDLLAESLNDGWNIRIFLFCAMLGGLVGLLSKTGAAVALGHWTATKIKGRKSSLLTAWFLGLIVFIDDYFNSLAVGTIMRPITDKQRISRAKLSYILDSTAAPVCILAPVSSWVVTVMSVVKASDGFTHLGISEFEFFLRSIPYNIYAILTLLMVVVLSVTYRDFGPMKESERLAMEKNILFNEELYGAAGGDVPAETNPRAKAVDMILPIVVLIISAVFFFPFTTWMRAIDGEKIYSVSEAMASMSLSTAFVETDASVALFYASIFTVVFTYIYFIARRLLNLHTASAALKDGIASMVPALIILTMAWTIGTVIRATPDEGGLGLAKYLAQIVTEGHFPFWLLPAVMFIVSALIGFSTGSSWGTFTIMIPITIPIAIALAEIHGLQMSSLLNATMISVAAVLSGAVFGDHASPISDTTILSSTGAGCPHLEHVTTQLPYATFVSACAFVGFLVGGITLNPLIGWVATLIVFTIGMIFLPNILSGKLKVKK comes from the coding sequence ATGGAACATTTTGGAATTTGGGGGATTATTCCTCCCGTACTTACCATTATTTTAGCCTTGGTTACAAAAGATGTTATTATTTCTCTTTTTTTAGGTGTATTTTCCGGAGTTCTTATTGTTGCTGGAGGAAACCCGCTTGTCGCTTTGATTAATGCAACGGATTTATTAGCTGAATCTCTAAATGACGGCTGGAATATTCGAATCTTTTTATTTTGTGCGATGCTCGGCGGTTTGGTTGGCTTGCTTTCAAAAACGGGGGCAGCCGTTGCGCTGGGACATTGGACAGCAACAAAAATAAAGGGCAGAAAAAGCTCCCTGCTTACTGCGTGGTTTTTAGGTTTAATTGTTTTTATCGATGATTATTTCAATTCTTTGGCGGTCGGTACAATTATGCGTCCGATTACGGATAAGCAAAGAATTTCCCGCGCAAAACTTTCGTATATTCTCGATTCCACCGCTGCGCCCGTTTGTATTCTTGCACCGGTTTCAAGCTGGGTTGTTACCGTTATGTCGGTTGTGAAAGCTTCCGACGGATTTACTCATTTGGGCATTTCGGAATTTGAATTCTTTTTGCGCTCAATTCCGTATAATATCTACGCCATCTTAACCCTTTTGATGGTTGTGGTGCTTAGTGTAACCTATCGTGATTTCGGCCCGATGAAAGAAAGTGAGCGCCTGGCGATGGAGAAAAATATACTTTTTAATGAAGAGCTATACGGAGCAGCCGGCGGCGACGTTCCCGCAGAAACTAATCCTCGGGCAAAAGCGGTTGATATGATTTTACCCATTGTTGTACTGATTATCTCCGCTGTTTTCTTCTTTCCGTTTACAACATGGATGCGTGCGATTGACGGAGAAAAAATTTATTCTGTGTCGGAAGCAATGGCAAGCATGAGCTTGAGTACCGCCTTTGTTGAAACAGATGCATCGGTAGCCTTGTTCTATGCTTCTATTTTTACCGTTGTATTTACCTATATTTACTTTATCGCTCGAAGACTCTTAAATCTTCATACAGCTTCTGCTGCCCTTAAAGACGGTATCGCTTCGATGGTGCCCGCCTTGATTATTTTAACAATGGCATGGACAATCGGTACGGTTATTCGAGCAACCCCGGATGAGGGCGGATTAGGTTTGGCAAAATATCTTGCACAGATAGTAACTGAAGGGCATTTTCCATTCTGGTTATTACCGGCGGTGATGTTTATTGTTTCAGCATTAATTGGATTCTCTACAGGAAGCAGTTGGGGTACGTTTACCATTATGATACCGATTACCATACCGATTGCTATTGCTTTAGCTGAAATACATGGATTACAAATGTCTTCTCTTCTGAATGCAACCATGATAAGTGTTGCGGCTGTTTTAAGCGGAGCGGTATTTGGCGACCACGCTTCTCCCATTTCAGATACGACAATTTTGTCTTCAACAGGAGCAGGTTGTCCGCATCTTGAACACGTAACCACACAGTTACCCTATGCCACCTTTGTCAGCGCCTGTGCTTTTGTCGGCTTCCTTGTAGGGGGCATAACCCTTAATCCGCTTATCGGCTGGGTAGCTACGCTCATTGTGTTTACAATAGGAATGATCTTCTTGCCGAATATTTTGTCGGGAAAACTTAAGGTCAAAAAATGA
- a CDS encoding 5'-methylthioadenosine/adenosylhomocysteine nucleosidase produces the protein MRIGIFGAVQQEVALIQEQLQGSSIQKANLIFYEGKLHNHEIVLVCGGVGKVNAALCTQILISEFKVDALINTGAGGGTADNIEVFDMVISTDTVQHDVDATAFGCPRGLVPNMDSAFWRADENLRNVAMKAFALCKEQYADEMKNCEQAVEGRIASGDIFVADAKLREKIIKEFEPLCVEMEGAAIAQTAAVNNVPFIILRCISDNAGKHASAKIAYDEFSKEAAKISALIVLEMLKLL, from the coding sequence ATGAGAATAGGTATTTTCGGAGCTGTTCAACAGGAAGTAGCTCTTATTCAGGAACAGCTGCAAGGCAGTTCCATACAGAAAGCGAATTTAATTTTTTATGAGGGGAAACTACACAATCACGAAATAGTGTTGGTTTGCGGCGGTGTAGGAAAGGTGAATGCGGCGCTATGCACACAAATCTTAATTTCTGAATTCAAGGTTGATGCCTTAATAAACACCGGAGCGGGAGGCGGAACGGCGGATAACATTGAAGTCTTTGATATGGTAATCTCAACCGATACGGTACAGCATGATGTTGATGCGACCGCCTTTGGCTGCCCGCGAGGTTTGGTACCGAATATGGATTCTGCATTTTGGCGGGCAGATGAAAACTTGCGGAATGTTGCGATGAAAGCGTTTGCGCTTTGCAAAGAGCAGTATGCAGATGAAATGAAAAATTGCGAGCAAGCAGTGGAAGGTCGTATTGCCTCAGGCGATATATTTGTTGCGGATGCGAAATTGCGGGAAAAAATCATCAAAGAGTTTGAACCTCTTTGTGTAGAGATGGAAGGCGCGGCGATTGCACAAACAGCTGCGGTGAATAACGTGCCCTTTATTATTTTACGCTGCATTTCAGATAATGCGGGAAAACACGCTTCAGCAAAAATTGCTTACGATGAATTTTCAAAAGAGGCTGCAAAAATTTCTGCTTTAATTGTGTTGGAGATGCTGAAGTTGTTGTAA
- a CDS encoding IS3 family transposase, which translates to MESFFATLKKELLYRIDTTKMMREQVKTLVWQYTMVYYNRKRISTVNEDGLPPTLYRLKVTKKKNGVA; encoded by the coding sequence ATGGAAAGTTTTTTTGCAACACTAAAGAAAGAACTTTTATATAGAATAGATACAACAAAGATGATGCGGGAACAAGTGAAAACGCTTGTATGGCAATACACCATGGTCTATTACAACCGGAAAAGAATCAGTACGGTTAATGAGGATGGCTTACCGCCGACATTGTATCGGCTGAAAGTCACAAAGAAAAAGAATGGAGTGGCTTGA
- a CDS encoding amino acid ABC transporter ATP-binding protein produces MLKVEGLKKSFGKLSVLCGIDTEISQGEVVVIIGASGSGKSTFLRCLNLLEVPDAGKIYFEGKDVTDPQNWRKGGLDLYRKEVGMVFQHFNLFPHMTVMENIILSPMTVNKTPEEKARAQALELLSQIGLADKENVYPNQLSGGQKQRIAIVRALAMEPKMLLFDEPTSALDPEMVGEVLAVMKNLAEKGMTMAIVTHEMSFAKDVADRILFIDEGKILEEGTSQQIFTAPKEERTKSFLAKVMN; encoded by the coding sequence ATGCTTAAGGTCGAAGGTTTAAAAAAAAGTTTTGGCAAGCTTTCCGTGCTTTGCGGTATAGATACTGAAATAAGCCAGGGTGAGGTTGTGGTTATTATCGGGGCTTCAGGCTCAGGGAAGAGCACTTTTTTGCGTTGCTTGAATCTTTTGGAAGTCCCCGATGCAGGGAAAATATACTTTGAGGGAAAAGATGTTACCGACCCACAAAATTGGCGGAAAGGCGGGCTTGATTTATATCGAAAAGAAGTGGGAATGGTTTTCCAGCATTTTAACCTTTTCCCTCATATGACGGTAATGGAAAATATTATCCTCAGTCCGATGACGGTAAATAAAACACCCGAAGAAAAAGCACGCGCGCAGGCACTGGAACTTCTTTCGCAAATAGGTTTGGCTGATAAAGAAAATGTATACCCGAACCAACTTTCAGGCGGACAAAAGCAGCGTATTGCAATTGTGCGAGCCCTTGCAATGGAACCTAAAATGTTGCTCTTTGACGAACCTACAAGCGCTTTAGATCCTGAAATGGTAGGCGAGGTTTTGGCGGTAATGAAAAATCTTGCGGAAAAAGGCATGACTATGGCAATTGTTACCCATGAAATGAGCTTTGCAAAAGATGTCGCAGACCGTATTCTTTTTATAGACGAAGGAAAAATTCTTGAAGAAGGAACGTCGCAGCAAATATTCACCGCACCGAAAGAAGAGCGCACTAAATCTTTCTTAGCAAAAGTAATGAACTAA
- a CDS encoding amino acid ABC transporter permease: MNFSFLAKYWLYYLIGIKNTVLLALFTVAFGVLIGIVLVLGRISKQKWLRFISTAYVEFIRGTPLLVQLFIIYYGLPALGIKFPNNKLLSSIIGMPFSDFIPGVITLAINSGAYICEIFRSGIQAIEIGQTEAARSLGLSYRQTLRLIIFPQAFKTALPTLGNEFIAVIKESSIVSVIGIADLMYKANVIRGNTFLPFEPLLIAALCYFLLTYPLSKLLGYIEKRMKYA, translated from the coding sequence ATGAACTTCTCATTCTTAGCCAAGTATTGGTTATACTATCTTATCGGCATCAAAAATACTGTTTTGCTTGCCTTATTCACTGTTGCATTCGGCGTACTAATCGGAATTGTTTTAGTACTCGGCAGAATAAGCAAGCAAAAATGGCTGCGTTTTATCTCAACAGCTTATGTTGAGTTTATTCGCGGGACTCCATTGCTGGTGCAGCTTTTTATCATCTATTATGGGCTGCCGGCTTTGGGGATCAAATTTCCGAATAATAAATTGCTATCTTCCATAATCGGAATGCCCTTTTCTGATTTTATACCGGGTGTTATAACCCTTGCGATTAATTCCGGCGCGTATATATGCGAAATTTTTCGCTCCGGTATCCAAGCAATAGAGATTGGACAAACCGAAGCAGCTCGCTCGCTCGGACTCTCTTATAGACAAACACTTAGATTGATTATTTTTCCGCAGGCATTTAAAACCGCTTTGCCGACGCTTGGAAATGAGTTTATTGCGGTGATAAAAGAATCTTCTATTGTTTCGGTAATCGGCATTGCGGATCTCATGTATAAGGCAAACGTTATACGCGGTAATACTTTTTTACCTTTTGAACCGCTTTTAATTGCGGCTCTTTGTTACTTCTTGCTTACATATCCGCTTTCAAAATTGCTCGGATATATTGAAAAAAGGATGAAGTATGCTTAA
- a CDS encoding MATE family efflux transporter: protein MSILQKQTTAERRELILHSAPVKTLIILSLPTLMTSMVQALVPLTDNLFINNLTNVITASAVSFSQPIILMVTALSMGLGVAATAIIGQLNGRGEIETARKISTQIFIFSCALGLAAAPVLLVLSKIVEKSLVSDIAHSVFLYLSLYSIVLPFAFLEAIYNGIKNANGKPEAPFIRMVILLILKIIGNFIFLYELRLDIVGCVLASLLANGIITLWMFFELFFANGPDTLTLKGFHFEWHVIKQLIKVGFPAMLNFAFLYFGFFLINKEVERYGPVVLNGQNIASAITTICFNLPAAFSAAVTTMVSMYIGAENKKKAQRSCLLGCIASAITAVALIAIIVPLSPHLTILFRREPDILEVANNALHIYTYSIVGFGVCMTIQGAFIGLGKTKIPLVLGILRIWLLRYVFILFTVKTLSYYAVFWGNLFSNYCAALIAIILILNTKWKSDINLNPGESLTTSQ from the coding sequence ATGAGCATTTTACAAAAGCAAACAACTGCCGAACGCCGTGAGTTAATTTTACATAGTGCTCCGGTAAAAACTTTAATTATTCTTTCGCTTCCTACATTGATGACAAGTATGGTGCAAGCCCTTGTTCCGCTCACCGACAATCTTTTTATCAATAATTTAACCAATGTTATCACGGCAAGTGCGGTCAGTTTTTCTCAACCGATTATCTTAATGGTTACCGCCCTTTCGATGGGGCTTGGCGTTGCCGCAACCGCTATTATCGGACAATTAAACGGCAGAGGAGAAATAGAAACCGCCCGAAAAATTTCCACGCAAATATTTATCTTTTCCTGTGCCTTAGGGCTTGCTGCTGCGCCGGTGCTGCTTGTTTTAAGTAAAATTGTGGAAAAATCTTTAGTCAGCGATATTGCACACAGTGTTTTTTTGTACTTGTCTCTTTATAGCATTGTCCTTCCATTTGCCTTTCTTGAAGCTATATACAATGGAATAAAAAATGCAAACGGAAAACCGGAAGCACCTTTTATCCGTATGGTTATTTTGCTCATCTTAAAAATCATCGGAAACTTTATCTTCTTATACGAATTACGGCTTGATATAGTCGGTTGTGTGCTTGCCTCACTCTTGGCAAACGGTATTATTACCTTGTGGATGTTCTTTGAGCTGTTTTTTGCAAACGGCCCCGACACTCTTACGCTAAAAGGCTTTCACTTTGAATGGCATGTAATTAAACAACTGATAAAAGTAGGCTTTCCCGCAATGCTTAATTTTGCCTTTTTATATTTCGGGTTCTTTCTTATTAATAAAGAGGTTGAGCGATACGGCCCGGTGGTATTAAATGGGCAAAACATTGCCTCCGCAATTACTACGATTTGTTTTAACCTGCCTGCAGCGTTTAGCGCCGCCGTTACTACGATGGTAAGCATGTACATCGGAGCGGAAAACAAAAAAAAGGCTCAACGCTCCTGCCTGCTCGGCTGCATCGCAAGTGCCATTACCGCCGTTGCGCTTATTGCAATCATTGTGCCGCTTTCCCCACATCTAACAATTCTGTTTAGAAGAGAGCCCGATATTTTAGAGGTTGCAAACAATGCACTCCACATTTATACCTATTCGATTGTCGGCTTCGGTGTGTGCATGACTATTCAAGGAGCCTTCATCGGCTTGGGAAAAACAAAAATTCCTTTGGTGCTCGGCATACTTCGGATTTGGCTTTTGCGCTATGTATTTATTTTGTTCACGGTAAAAACACTTTCGTATTATGCGGTATTTTGGGGAAACCTTTTTTCAAATTACTGCGCCGCCCTTATTGCCATTATTCTTATTCTAAACACCAAATGGAAATCGGATATAAACTTAAATCCGGGAGAATCTTTAACGACAAGTCAATAA
- a CDS encoding CTP synthase has translation MNTKFIFITGGVVSSLGKGITAASIGLLLKSRGLSVVNQKCDPYLNIDPGTMNPYQHGEVFVTEDGGETDLDLGHYERFTDVAVRKFNSTTAGKVYLAILDRERNGEYDGGTVQVVPHVTDEIQSRIMRAAEQTNPDIVITEIGGTVGDIESLPFIEAIRQIRYAVGKDRSVFIHLGLLPYLKECGEIKTKPMQHSVKELLGFGIQPDIIMCRSEKKLTQSVREKLSLFCNVDQDAIIENLTAKSIYEVPLMLEKAGLGKTICKLFHIEDTKPELTDWEKMLYTFYHPEKEITVALVGKYIELPDAYLSVSEALTAAGIYHKTNVKQIWIDAEKITSREEAEKQLKDVAAIIVPGGFGDRGVEGMVFTAEYARTKKIPYFGICLGMQVAVIEFARHVLHLENASSTEFQKHCEHPVIDLMPDQQGVNLGGTLRLGLCTCSINQNTLTEQIYKQHEIRERHRHRYEFNNIYRTQFEESEMTLAGINPERNLVEIIELKNHPWYVAVQFHPEFASRPNRPHPLFREFIGAAIKQAGV, from the coding sequence ATGAATACAAAATTTATTTTTATTACAGGCGGTGTTGTTTCTTCCTTGGGAAAAGGAATTACAGCAGCTTCGATCGGACTCTTGTTAAAAAGCCGCGGGCTTTCCGTTGTAAACCAAAAATGCGATCCCTATCTTAATATCGATCCCGGAACGATGAACCCGTATCAGCATGGGGAAGTTTTTGTTACCGAAGACGGAGGCGAAACCGACCTTGACCTTGGCCACTACGAACGCTTTACCGATGTTGCCGTCCGTAAATTTAACAGCACTACCGCAGGGAAAGTTTATCTTGCAATTTTGGATCGAGAACGAAACGGAGAATATGACGGCGGCACCGTACAAGTTGTCCCGCATGTAACCGATGAAATTCAATCACGGATCATGAGAGCGGCGGAGCAAACAAATCCCGATATTGTGATTACCGAAATCGGCGGTACCGTTGGCGATATTGAATCCTTGCCGTTTATCGAGGCAATCCGCCAAATCCGATATGCGGTCGGAAAAGACCGGTCGGTTTTTATTCACTTAGGACTTTTGCCTTATTTAAAAGAGTGCGGAGAAATTAAAACAAAACCGATGCAACACAGTGTAAAGGAATTGCTTGGCTTCGGTATTCAGCCGGATATTATTATGTGCCGCAGCGAGAAAAAGCTTACGCAATCGGTGCGCGAAAAGCTCAGTCTTTTTTGCAATGTTGATCAGGATGCGATTATCGAAAATCTTACCGCAAAATCAATTTACGAAGTTCCGCTCATGCTTGAAAAGGCGGGCTTGGGAAAAACAATTTGTAAACTTTTTCATATTGAGGATACCAAACCCGAACTTACCGACTGGGAAAAAATGTTGTATACCTTTTATCATCCCGAAAAAGAAATAACCGTTGCGCTTGTCGGAAAATACATTGAACTTCCCGATGCTTACTTAAGCGTGAGTGAAGCGCTGACTGCGGCGGGGATTTATCATAAAACAAATGTAAAACAAATTTGGATTGATGCGGAGAAAATAACATCGCGCGAAGAAGCGGAAAAACAACTTAAAGACGTTGCGGCAATTATTGTTCCGGGCGGCTTCGGAGATCGCGGCGTTGAAGGTATGGTCTTTACAGCCGAATACGCGCGCACAAAGAAAATTCCTTATTTCGGGATTTGCCTCGGTATGCAGGTTGCGGTTATTGAATTTGCACGGCATGTGCTGCACTTGGAAAATGCGTCTTCAACCGAATTTCAAAAACACTGCGAACATCCGGTTATTGATTTAATGCCCGACCAGCAGGGAGTAAACCTTGGCGGCACTTTGCGGCTTGGACTTTGCACTTGTTCAATTAACCAGAATACGCTTACCGAACAAATTTACAAACAGCATGAAATACGCGAGCGCCACCGCCACCGCTATGAATTCAATAATATCTATCGCACACAATTTGAAGAATCCGAAATGACCCTTGCGGGAATTAACCCCGAGCGGAACTTAGTGGAAATTATTGAACTGAAAAATCATCCGTGGTATGTCGCCGTGCAGTTCCACCCTGAGTTTGCATCCCGCCCGAACCGCCCGCATCCGCTTTTCCGTGAATTTATCGGTGCAGCAATTAAGCAGGCGGGTGTGTAA
- a CDS encoding NYN domain-containing protein has protein sequence MEKNYALLIDGDNISPRYLEAIVNEVSKEGEIQIKRIYGDWTTVNMNGWKSLLAKIPVRPVQQFRYGDNATDNTIIMEAIELANNNKNINAICIVSTDADYYSLALKLREYGLYVLGIGRSNAKDIWVSSCNEFKYLENLDDDDNDGSAESSEEIDSLEKLLQHAYKNSRMTEEGWVSLSDLGKSIRNSMPEFDPRTYNHSTLREIVEALSDNFDMKSDELVPPNYWIKAKTVAEPAKRLNGAIKRFKEKDHWGVIENKEYGLFQFSYTNLCKDSRRNSLAEGTPVTFSVFRMPNPKAETLEKRNGRASNVKVVKPEKPNVKT, from the coding sequence ATGGAAAAAAACTATGCACTATTAATTGACGGAGACAATATTTCTCCGCGGTATCTTGAAGCGATTGTAAATGAAGTTTCAAAAGAAGGAGAGATCCAAATCAAGCGTATTTACGGTGACTGGACAACTGTTAATATGAATGGCTGGAAGAGTTTGCTTGCAAAAATACCGGTGCGACCTGTGCAGCAATTCCGCTATGGGGATAACGCAACCGACAACACAATAATAATGGAAGCAATTGAGCTTGCCAATAATAATAAAAATATTAATGCGATTTGTATTGTCTCAACCGATGCGGATTATTATAGTCTCGCGCTTAAACTGCGGGAATACGGATTATATGTGCTTGGAATCGGCAGAAGTAATGCAAAAGATATTTGGGTAAGTTCATGTAATGAGTTTAAGTATTTGGAAAATCTTGACGATGACGATAATGACGGGTCTGCGGAATCTTCGGAAGAAATAGATTCGTTGGAAAAACTTTTGCAGCATGCGTATAAAAACTCCCGCATGACGGAAGAAGGGTGGGTAAGCCTTTCGGATTTAGGGAAGTCAATTCGCAACAGCATGCCGGAATTTGATCCGCGTACGTATAATCACAGCACATTGCGGGAAATAGTTGAAGCTCTCTCTGACAATTTTGACATGAAATCGGATGAGCTTGTTCCGCCAAACTATTGGATTAAAGCAAAAACCGTCGCAGAGCCTGCAAAACGTTTAAACGGCGCTATAAAACGCTTTAAGGAAAAAGATCATTGGGGGGTCATTGAAAACAAAGAATATGGTTTGTTTCAGTTTTCGTATACCAATCTTTGCAAAGATTCTCGGCGAAATTCTTTGGCGGAAGGCACGCCGGTTACCTTTTCCGTGTTCAGAATGCCGAATCCTAAAGCGGAAACCCTAGAGAAGCGGAACGGAAGGGCTTCTAATGTTAAGGTTGTTAAACCGGAAAAACCGAACGTAAAAACATAA